The genomic region CGCGACCGTGCGCCAGGGCAACTCCGGCGGCCCGCTCCTCACCGCGACCGGCGAGGTGTACGGCGTGGTGTTCGCGAAGTCCCTCGACGACGCCGACACGGGGTACGCGCTGACCGTGGCCGAGGTCCAGGAGGACATCACCAAGGGCCGCACCGCCAACCAGCAGGTGGACAGCGACAGCTGCGCGCTGTAGTCCACGGGCACCGAGGGCTCGACGGACGACCGTCACCCGGGCGAAGTCACCTGACGCCACCCGAGCGAAGGCACCGACCGTCACCCGGGCGAAGTCACCTGACGCCACCCGAGCGAAGGCACCGACCGTCACCCGGGCGAAGTCACCCGACGCCACCCGAGCGAAGGCACCGACCATCACCCGGGCGAAGCCATCGACGCCACCCGGGCGAAAGCACTGACGTCACCCGAGTGAAGTCCCGAGGTTCCCGTCGCGCGGTGTCCCGAAGTTCTCGCCGCGCCGTGCTCCGAGGTCCCCGCCGCGCGGTTTCAGCCGCGCGGGTGGCGCAGACGCGCCGAGACCCAGCGGGCACGGCGCCTGAGGATGTGTGGGATGCCCAGCCGAGGATCCGTGCCCTGCAGCTGCGGGGCTCCCCTCTGGTGGGAGCTCAGGCCACTGGCCGAGCGGCGGTTTCGTGCTGCGTCACTGTAGTCGTGCGTCCAGCCCATACCCCGACGTCTGCCCCCGCCCCAAGGTCGATAACCGCCCCCACGCCCCCCAATCGGCCTATGCGCCGGGCAATTGGCCGTTCGCGGAACAGGCGTTCCCGAGACGCCTGGGACGCATGGTGCGCAAGCTCCGCCGACCGGCCCCCGACCTGCGCCGGGACACCTTCAGCGGTCAGGCATGGCGGCCTCAGCGGTCCGGCTCGGGGTCCTTCAGCCAGTTCACCAACTCGGTCGAAAACGCCACCGGATCCTCCTCGTGAGGAAAGTGCCCGAGCCCGTCGAACAGCCGCCAGCGGTACGGCGCTTCGACGTACTCCCCGGACCCCGCGGCACTCCGCGTACGCATCACCGGATCGAGCGAGCCGTGCAGATGCAGCGTCGGCACACGCACCGGCCGCTTCATACGGCGGTTGAACTGGATGCCGTCCGGGCGGGCCATCGAGCGGACCATCCACCGGTACGGTTCCAGCGCGCAGTGCGCCGTCGACGGGATCAGCATCGCCCGCCGGTACATCTCCACGGCCTCGTCGTCCGGCAGCCGCGGCCCGGACCAGTCCCGGATCAGCTCGGCGACCAGCGCCCCGTCGTCGGCGAGCAGTTGGCGCTCCGGGATCCAGGGCCGCTGGAAGCCCCAGATGTACGAGCCGGCCGCGGTCTGCTTCATGTCGGAGAGCATCGCGGAGCGCCAGCGCCGGGGGTGCGGCATCGAGGAGACCACGAGCCGGCGGACCAGCTTGGGGCGCATCACGGCCGCGGTCCACGCCAGATAGCCGCCGAGGTCGTGGCCCACGAGCGCGGCGTCGGGCTCGCCGAGGGACCGTACGACGCCGGTGATGTCGAGCGCGAGGTTCGCGGGGTCGTAGCCGCGCGGGGTGCGGTCGCTGCCGCCGATGCCCCGCAGATCCATCGCGACCGCGCGGAAGCCCGCGTCGGAGAGCGCCACCAGTTGATGCCGCCAGGCCCACCAGAACTGCGGGAAGCCGTGCAGCAGCAGGACCAGCGGCCCGTCGCCCATCTCGGCGATGTGGAAGCGCGCGCCGTTGGCGGCGACGTCCCGGTGGGTCACCTTTTTCCCGCCGGGCACGTCGAGCCGTACCACCGAGGTGGGTTGTGCCGAAGGTGATTGCCCCGAGGGGACGGAGGAGCCGGTCATGACGACGAGCGTGCCACAGCCTCGACGGTGTCACCGACCGGGTCGGCCGGGGCCACCTGACGGGGGTGCGGTTTCACGTTCTGCAGTACGGCCGCCGACTCCTTGACCGAGGCGGCCGTCTTCTGCGGGCCCTGGCCCTTCTTGGCCTTCTTCGCGAAGACCACGCCGATCAGCACGAGGACGCCGGCGATCACCACGTTCGCGGCGAACGACAGCAGGAAGCAGACGGCCAGGTTCCAGTCGCTCCAGGTGCGGATGCCGTACGCCAGGGCGAAGCTCAGCATGGGCAGGGAGAAGATCAGTACCGCTCCGGCCGCCGCGAACGCGCCGCCGCCGACCGCTCCGCGCTTGACGTCCCGCTTGAGCTGCGCCTTCGCCAGCGCGATCTCGTCGTGCACCAGCGCGGACATCTCGGTCGTCGCCGAGGCGACCAGCTGGCCGATGCTGCGTTCGGCGCCGACCGGGCTGCCGTCGGGTGCGCTCATCGCGTTCTCCCTGTTGTCTGTCGCTGTTGTCTTGTCGCTGTTGTCTGTCGTCGTGGAGCTGTGAGCGTTCCGGGTACGCGCGGACCGTGTACGTGCCGGGCCTACGTGTGCCGGACCGCACGTGCCGGACCGGGCGTATCGGAACGTGCGTAAGGGACCGTGCGTGTCCGATCATGCCGGACCGTCGTTCTCCTCGCTTGCCCTGCCCGTCACTTCGGCAAGCCTCCGGTGTTCGGCGGCCTTGCGCTCGTGGATCTCGGCCATCCGCAGGTGGTAGGCCGGGTCGCCCTGCTCGTAGACGTCGGGGATGCCGGAGAGGTCCTCGTCGAGCTCCTCGTCCTCACACAGCCTGCGGTATCTGGCGTTGCGTATCTTCAGCAGGACGCCCGACAGGACGGCCGCGATCAGGGAGCCCAGCAGGACGGCGGCCTTGACCTCGTCGGTGAGCGCCCGGTCGCCCTCGAAGGCGAGTTCGCCGATGAGCAGTGAGACGGTGAAGCCGATACCGGCGAGCGAGGACACCGCGAAGACATCGGGCCAGGCCAGGTCGTCGGAGAGCGACGCCCTGGTGAAACGGGCCGTCAGCCACGTGCCGCCGAAGATGCCGACCGCCTTGCCGACGACCAGACCGAGCACGACACCGAGGGTCTCCGGCCGGGTGAACACCTCGCCGAGCGCGCCGCCCGACACCGCGACCCCGGCGCTGAACAGCGCGAACAGGGGCACGGCGAGGCCCGCCGACAGGGGGCGTACGAGGTGCTCGACGCGCTCGCCGGGAGAACGCGCTGCCATTTCCCGCCCACCCGGCCCTGCGCTGTCCTCCTTGCGGGTGGTGCAGCGCAGCATCAGACCCATCGCGACACCGGCGATCGTGGCGTGGATGCCGCTGTTGTACATCAGCCCCCAGATCACCAGGGCGAGCGGCACGTACACGTACCAGCCGCGTACGCCCTTGCGCAGCAGCAGCCAGAAGACGACGAGGCCGACGACGGCACCGCCGAGCGCCGCGAAGTCGAGGTCCGCGGTGAAGAACACCGCGATGATCAGGATCGCGAAGAGGTCGTCGACGACGGCGAGCGTGAGCAGGAAGGCGCGCAGGGCGCTCGGCAGCGACGTACCGATGACGGCGAGGACGGCGAGCGCGAAGGCGATGTCGGTCGCGGTCGGTACGGCCCAGCCGGCGAGCGAGCCGTCGCCGGTGACGCCCACCAGGGTGTAGACGAGCGCCGGCACGGCCATGCCGCACAGGGCGGCGACGACCGGGAGCGCGGCGGCCCGCGGGTCCTTGAGGTCACCGGCGACCAGTTCGCGTTTGAGTTCGATGCCGGCGACGAAGAAGAAGACCGCGAGGAGGCCGTCGGCGGCCCAGTGTTCGATCGAGAGGTTCAGGCCGAGCGCGGCGGGTCCGACGTGGAAGTCGCGGACGGTCTCGTAACTCTCCCGGATGGGGGTGTTCGCCCAGATCAGCGCGGCGATCGCGGCGATGAGCAGAAGGACGCCGCCGACCGTCTCGGTGCGCAGCGCGTCCGCGACGAAGGTCCGCTCGGGCAGCGAGAGCCGTCCGAGGGCCTTGCGGTTCTTGCCAGGAGCGGGCGCGGGCACAGGCACGGGATCGACCTCCGGTCGGTAGGCATCACTGAGCACTTGCCGACCAGACTTCCCGGCGCACCTAGTGAGATCCCTGGGATCCCTGACTGCTCTTGTCGCGTTTCTCTTGTCGCGTTGTTGACGCGCTCCTCAGCCTACCCAAGATGCGGCCGGACCCATCCGGTGATCATCAGGCTAGACGCGAAAGGGGCACCCGGCGCGTCCTGCGCCGGGTGCCCCTTCGAGCCGTACGTCAGCCGAGCCGTACGTCAGTCCTCGCTGGCCGCCGCCGGAAGCTTCGACTGGATGAGGTCCATCACCGTGGAGTCGGTGAGCGTGGTGACGTCGCCGAGCTGACGGTTCTCCGCGATGTCGCGCAGCAGCCGGCGCATGATCTTGCCGGAACGGGTCTTGGGCAGCTCGGCCACCGGCAGGATCCGCTTCGGCTTGGCGATCGGGCCGAGGACGGTCCCGACGTGGCTCCGCAGTTCGCCGACGAGGGTCTCGGTCTCCGACGCCGTACCGCGCAGGATCACGAAGGCCACGATCGCCTGGCCGGTCGTGTCGTCGGCCGCGCCCACGACCGCCGCCTCGGCGACCGACGGGTGCGAGACGAGCGCCGACTCGACCTCGGTGGTCGAGATGTTGTGCCCGGACACGAGCATCACGTCGTCCACCCGGCCGAGCAGCCAGATGTCGCCGTCGTCGTCCTTCTTGGCGCCGTCGCCGGCGAAGTACTTGCCTTCGAAGCGCGACCAGTACGTGTCGAGGAACCGCTGGTCGTCGCCCCAGATGGTGCGCAGCATCGACGGCCACGGCTCGGTGAGCACGAGGTAACCGCCGCCGCCGTCGGGCACTTCGCGCGCCTCGTCGTCGACGACCGTCGCGGCGATGCCGGGCAGCGCCCGCTGCGCCGACCCCGGCTTGGTCTCGGTGACACCCGGCAGCGGCGCGATCATCATCGCGCCGGTCTCGGTCTGCCACCAGGTGTCCACGATCGGGGCGCGGTCGGCGCCGATGTGCTTGCGGTACCAGATCCAGGCCTCGGGGTTGATCGGTTCACCGACCGAGCCCAGCACCCGCAGACTGCTGAGGTCGAACTTCGCGGGGATGTCGTCGCCCCACTTCATGAACGTACGAATGGCCGTCGGCGCGGTGTAGAGGATCGTCACGCCGTACTTCTGCACGATCTCCCACCAGCGGCCCTGGTGCGGTGTGTCCGGCGTGCCCTCGTACATCACCTGCGTCGCGCCGTTCGCCAGCGGTCCGTACGTGATGTACGAGTGGCCGGTGACCCAGCCGATGTCGGCCGTGCACCAGTAGACGTCGGTCTCCGGCTTGAGGTCGAAGACGGCGTGGTGGGTGAACGCGGCCTGGGTGAGGTAGCCGCCGGAGGTGTGCAGGATGCCCTTCGGCTTACCCGTCGTCCCCGAGGTGTAGAGGATGAACAGCGGGTGCTCGGCGTCGAACGCCTCGGGGGTGTGCTCGGCGGACTGCTTCGCCGTGATCTCGTGCCACCAGACGTCACGGCCCTCGGTCCACGCGACCTCCTGGCCCGTACGGCGCACGACGAGCACCTTGTCCACGCCGTCGACCCGGGAGACCGCCTCGTCGACGGCCGGCTTGAGCGCGGAGGGCTTGCCGCGGCGGTAACCGCCGTCGGAGGTGATGACCAGCTTGGCGTCGGCGTCCTGGATGCGGGTGGCGATGGCGTCGGCCGAGAAGCCGCCGAAGACCACGGAGTGCGCGGCGCCGATGCGGGCGCAGGCCAGCATCGAGACGACGGCCTCGGGAATCATCGGCAGGTAGATGGCGACGCGGTCGCCCTTCTCCACCCCGAGCTCCGTCAGCGCGTTCGCCGCGCGGGAGACCTCGTCCTTCAACTCGGCGTACGTGATGGCGCGGCCGTCACCGGGCTCGCCCTCGAAGTGGATGGCGACGCGGTCGCCGTGCCCGGCCTCGACGTGCCGGTCCACGCAGTTGTACGCGACGTTGAGCTTGCCGTCCTTGAACCACTTGGCGAACGGCGGGTTCGACCAGTCCAGGGTCTCGGTCGGCTCGGTGGCCCAGGTCAGCCGGCGGGCCTGCGCGGCCCAGAAGCCGAGCCTGTCAGCCTTGGCCTGCTCATACGCCTCCGCGGTGACGTTGGCGTTCGCGGCCAGGTCGGCGGGCGGCGCGAACCTGCGTTCTTCTTTCAGCAGGTTGGCCAGGCTTTCGTTGCTCACGACATCTGCCTTTCCCGGGTGTCCGTTGTGCCCCGGCCACAGCTCATCAGACGCGGACCCTGGTGACAAGGGCCGTTCAAAAATTGGTTTAGACCTGTGAGCCGGATCATGTGTGCCGAGCCGGCTCGTGTCTGCGTGCGGCTTTCCGTGGACACGGTGGGGTCACACATTGCCACGGCCGGGGGAAGAAAACGGTTCAGGTACGCGGACGGGGTGAGCTGATCCGGGGTGGGCCCGGTGAGCTCACGCGAGCGGTCGGGTGAGCTCACGGGAGGACCCGTGTGAGCCCTTGGGGAAGGGCTTACGGGCCCCCGGGGCAGGGCCGGTTCAGGCGGGTGTGTCGTGCAGTGCCGTTGCCGCGACCCGGTCGAAGAGCTCGCCGTCCGGGCTGTCGTGGGGCGTGCGCTCCGTGAGGAGATACGCCTGGGCCTCGCCCACGTGGAAGTACATCCCGTGCAGTTCGAGCGCGCCCTCCTGCAAGGCGCGCGCCACGGAGTCGTGCGCCCGCAGGTGCTCCAACTGCTGCACCACGTTGGTCAGGCAGAGCTGCTCCACGGCGTCGGCGGCGGGCCGTCCGGCGATGCGCGTCCAGGGCCGGTTCTTCTCTGCCATCCGCTCCAGGCTCGGCATCCCGTGCTGCAGCCACCGCTTCAACGGCGTCTGCGCGCCGCCCGGTTCGGTGTTCATCAGCGCCTGCATCGCCCCGCATCCGGAGTGCCCGCACACGGTGATGGACCGCACCTGGAGCACCTCCACCGCGTACTCGATCGCGGCCGCTACCGAGTCGTCGGCGCTCTCCTCGCCGGGGGGCGGTACGAGATTGCCGACGTTCCGTACGACGAAGAGGTCGCCCGGGCCGCTGGAGGTGATCATCGACGTCACGAGCCGGGAGTCGGCGCAGGTCAGGAAGAGCTGCGAGGGCTGCTGCCCCTCCCGCGCGAGCCGGGCCAGCTCGCCACGCACCAGGGGTGCGGTGTTGCGCTGGAACGTGCTGATGCCGCTGGCCAGTTGATGCCCGCTCGGGCGCCCGCCGGGCGGGGTGCTCTCGGGGCGCTCGCAGTGGTGGTTGCGCCAGGGGGTCCAGGGCCGGCAGTGGCAGTGCGAGGTCTCGCCGGTGCCCCCCTTGACGTGGGGTGCGGCCAGCCGGGCTCCGGTGCGTCCGGTCAGCTCGACGGAACCGCCCTGCGCGAGGTGCGTGCTCTGCCAGTCGTGCAGCGACTCGTACGCCGCGTGGTCCATGAAGGAGCCGTCCAGCTCGACCACGGCATCGGCGCCCTGGGGCACGAGGTGCAGTGTCCGGCTGAGGCGCGGCACGGCGAGGAAGGTCAACTGCCCGCGTACGCGCACGTGGTGGACGCCTTCCGAGTCCACCTCGTGGATGATCCGCGTGCGGGTGAGCCGGTGCAGCGCCACGGCCACGGCCACGGCGACACCGACCGTCACGCCTTCGAGGACGCCGAAGCACACGATTCCGGCCGTCGTGACCGCGTACACCGGGATCTCGCGGTGGCGGGTGACCGTACGGATGTGGTGCAGGGACACCATCTGGATGCCGACGGCCATCACCAGGGCGGCGAGCGACGCGAGGGGGATCAGCTCCAGGACCGGGATCATCAGGAGCGCGGCCACTACTACCCAAACGCCGTGCAGCATCGTGGAGCTCCGACTGACCGCGCCCGCCTGCACGTTCGCCGAGCTGCGGACGGCCACCCCCGCGACGGGGAGCCCGCCCAGCGAGCCGGAGACGATGTTGGCGGCGCCCTGGCCGAGCAGCTCGCGGTCGAGGTCGGCGCGCTTCTGCTGAGTCGGCCGCCCGGTCGTGAGCTTGTCCACGGCGATGGCGCCGAGCAGTGATTGGACGCTGCACACCAGCGTGATGGTGAGTACGGCGGCGATGAGCCCGAGCACCGGACCCTCGGGCAGTCCGGCCAGTGCGTGGCTCCGCCAGGACGGCAGGTCGACCTTGGGGACGGTGAGCCCGGCGAGTGCCGCCGTCGCCGTGGCCAGGGTGACGGCGACGAGCGCGGCAGGCGCCCTACGAAGAGCTCGTCCCGCGCTTCCGGGGATCCGGGGCCAGGCCAGCAGGACGACCAGCGTCAGGGCGCTCATCGACAGCGCCGCCACCTGGGAGTGGGCCAACTGGGCGGGCAGCTCCCGCAGGTTGGCGACGACCGAGCTGCTCGGGGAGCCGCCCAGCACGATGTGCAGCTGGGCGACGGCGATGGTGATGCCGATGCCGGCCAGCATGCCGTGCACGATCGCGGGGCTGACGGCGAGCGCGGAACGGGCCACCCGCAGGAAGCCCAGCCCGAGTTGGGCCAGACCGGCGAGGACGGTGATGGCGCAGGTCGTGCGCCAGCCGTACTTCTGGATGAGGTCGGCGGTGACCACCGTGAGCCCGGCGGCGGGGCCGCTCACCTGGAGCGGCGCGCCGCCGAGCCGGCCCGCCACGAGTCCGCCCGCTGCGCCCGCGACAAGCCCCGCCTGCAGCGGCGCTCCGGTGGCGAGGGCGATGCCCAGGGACAGGGGAAGGGCGATCAGGAAGACGGCGATCGAAGCGGACAGATCGGCACCGTCGATACGAGGGATACGAGGGATACGGGGGATCCGTGGGGCTCGGCGGCGGAGTCGGGGCGGGCTGTGGGGCCGCCCCTCGTCCGGCAGGTGTGAAGAGTCGTCGGTGCGGGTGGGGACGCAGGCAGGCATGGTTCCCGTCTTCCTCCGGGGCTACGCGGTCGCTTGGGGTGCGGCCGTGGGTCACGGCGTACAGCGGCGGGATTTTCTCAACGCTCGGTAAATGAATCGTAATGGAGAGTAAAGGACGTGTGCGAAAAAGTAGCGCAAATGGGTCAAGGATCCACTCCGAGGGGTGATTAATCATTTTGATCGGCTTGTCGTATTAATTCCTTCTCGGGTCCCTGAGATCTTGGGGGAGCTGTCGATTTCTGTCCGTTTTTCCCGGGGTTCTCCGGGATTTCACCGAACGGAATCCCCTCCGCGTTGGGCCCGACCGAAGGAAGAAAGGTGGGCGGAACATGGCCGCCACTCAGAGGATCGCCGCGGGCGTCACCGCCGCCGTGGCCTGCGCTGCCGCGCTCGCCGGCTGCGCGATCGGTGACACCGGCGCTGAGGAAGGAGCGTACGGCGACGGCGCACGCGCTGCGACGAAGGGCGCGGGCGCCCCGGCGCCGAAGGCCGCGGCGCCCGAGGCCCCGGCGCCCAAGACCGTGGTCCGTCTGATCGGTGACGGTTCCACCGCCTTCACCGGCGCGCAGCCGCATCTGCCGCGGCCCGAGCGGCTGAAGCCCGGTCAGAAACCGCCCCAGTTCGTGGTCTTCTCCTGGGACGGTGCCGGCGAGGACAGCCAGCGGCTGTTCTCGCACTTCCGCAAGGTGGCCAAGGCCAACAACGCGACGATGACGTACTTCCTGAGCGGCGTGTACATGCTCCCGGAGGGGAAACGGCAGCTGTACCGGCCGCCGCAGCACTCACCGGGCCGCTCCGACATCGGCTTCAATGACGAGCAGGGCGTCAAGGACACCGTGCGGCAACTGCGCGGCGCCTGGCTCGAGGGCAACGAGATCGGCACGCACTTCAACGGCCACTTCTGCGGCGGCGGAGGCGGTGTGGGCCAGTGGTCGGTCGAGGAGTGGAAGGACGAGATCGCCCAGGCCAAGTTGTTCGTCAAGTCCTGGAAGACCAGCACGGGGACGACGAAGGCCTCCCCGCTGCCCTTCGACTACGACGAGGAGCTGATCGGCGCCCGCACGCCCTGCCTCGAAGGGCGGAAGAACTTCATGGGCGCTGCCCGCGAGTTGGGCTTCCGCTACGACTCCAGCGGCGTCGGCAGCCAGGTCTGGCCCAAGAAGGACAACGGCCTGTGGGACCTCTCGTTGCAGCTCGTCCCGGTCCCGGGCCGCGCCTTCGAGACGCTGAGCATGGACTACAACTTCTTGGTCAACCAGTCGGGCACCACCACCCAGGGCAACGGGGCCAAGCACGTGTACTGGGGCGACCAGATGCGCGACGGCCTGCTCGCGGGCTTCTCCCGCGCCTACGAGGGCAACCGCGCGCCCCTGATCATCGGCAACCACTTCGAGTCCTGGAACGGCGGCACGTACATGCGCGCCGTCCGGGAGACCATCGAGCGCGTCTGCACCAAGTCCGAGGTGCGTTGCGTCTCCTTCCGGCAACTCGCCGACTGGCTCGACGCCCAGGACCCGAAGACCCTGGACAAGCTCCGCACCCTGGAGGTGGGCAAGGCCCCGGAGCAGGGCTGGGAGTCGTTCCTCGCGGAGCAGCCCGAGCAGCCCGAGCAGCCCGCACAGCCCGCACCGGCCCCGAAGGGGGTCCCGGGGGCATCGGCGGTCAAGCCGTAGCCACTGGGCGGGCCGGTGGGCGGGTATGCGGGCAGGTATGCGGGCGGGTGGCCAACCAGGCCGGGCAGCCAGTCGGGCAGGCGGTCGGGCAGGCGGTCGGTCAGTCGGGCACGGCGGACCAAGTGCGGGCGCCGCGCCGTCCGTTCGACGTGAGGCTCAGGCCGTGGCGGACTCGGCCTCACGCAGGACGAAGGCGGGGTCGACCTGGGCGGCCAAGTCGGCGCCCGTACGTTCGTTGCCCCAGGACTGCGCGTTCTTCAGGTGGAAGTGGACCATCTGGCGCGTGTAGCGCTCCCAGTCGCGCTGCTCGTACGTGGCGTCCGCGGCGGCCTGGAGGGCGTGCAGCGCACGGCGGTTGTCGTCCTCCAGCTGCTCGAACCGGGGCGGGCGGCCCTTCTCCATGGCGCGCACCCAGTCCGAGTGCCCGACCGTCAGCAGCAGGTCGTCGCCGACCTCGCCCTTCAGGAAGTCGATGTCGTCCGGCCCCTGCACCTTGTTGCCGACGACCTTCAGGGTGACGCCGAAGTCGCGCGCGTACTCCTTGTACTGGCGGTAGACGGAGACCCCCTTCCGGGTCGGCTCGGCGACGAGGAACGTGATGTCGAAGCGGGTGAACATGCCGGACGCGAAGGAGTCCGAGCCCGCCGTCATGTCGACGACGACGTACTCGCTCTGGCCGTCGACGAGATGGTTCAAGCAGAGCTCCACTGCACCGGTCTTGGAGTGGTAGCAGGACACTCCCAGGTCGGCCTCGGTGAACGGGCCGGTGACCATCAAACGGACGGCGCCCCCGTCGAGTTCCACCGGCCGCGCGCAGGCCTCGTACACCGGGTTGTCCTCGCACACCCGCAGCAGGCGGGAGCCCTCGCCGGGCGGGGTCGTCTTGATCATTTTCTCGGTGGACGTGATCCGGGGGTTGGAACCCCGCAGGTAGTCCTTGATGAGCCTCAGCCGGTCGCCCATGGCGGGCATCCGCTCGGCCTCCGCGTCGTCCAGGCCGAGCGCGGGCCCGAGGTGCTGGTTGATGTCGGCGTCCACCGCGACGACGGGCGCTCCGGTGGTCGCGAGGTGACGGACGAAGAGCGAGGACAGGGTGGTCTTGCCACTGCCGCCCTTCCCAACGAAAGCAATTTTCATGTTCAGTAAGGTACCGGCGTGACGGTGTCCGAGGGTCGTCAAACGTGAAGAAGACCACTCATTAGTGGGGTGCGGGCCAGGTGTGCGTAGGGTCGTACTCATGAGTACGACAGGTGCGAACGCCGACCCGCTCGCGGCGCTGGGGTCGCTGCCCGGCGTGGCCGAATCCGTGGAGTCCGTACGCAAGGCCGTGGACC from Streptomyces sp. NBC_00878 harbors:
- a CDS encoding alpha/beta fold hydrolase translates to MTGSSVPSGQSPSAQPTSVVRLDVPGGKKVTHRDVAANGARFHIAEMGDGPLVLLLHGFPQFWWAWRHQLVALSDAGFRAVAMDLRGIGGSDRTPRGYDPANLALDITGVVRSLGEPDAALVGHDLGGYLAWTAAVMRPKLVRRLVVSSMPHPRRWRSAMLSDMKQTAAGSYIWGFQRPWIPERQLLADDGALVAELIRDWSGPRLPDDEAVEMYRRAMLIPSTAHCALEPYRWMVRSMARPDGIQFNRRMKRPVRVPTLHLHGSLDPVMRTRSAAGSGEYVEAPYRWRLFDGLGHFPHEEDPVAFSTELVNWLKDPEPDR
- a CDS encoding phage holin family protein, producing MSAPDGSPVGAERSIGQLVASATTEMSALVHDEIALAKAQLKRDVKRGAVGGGAFAAAGAVLIFSLPMLSFALAYGIRTWSDWNLAVCFLLSFAANVVIAGVLVLIGVVFAKKAKKGQGPQKTAASVKESAAVLQNVKPHPRQVAPADPVGDTVEAVARSSS
- the nhaA gene encoding Na+/H+ antiporter NhaA, with amino-acid sequence MPAPAPGKNRKALGRLSLPERTFVADALRTETVGGVLLLIAAIAALIWANTPIRESYETVRDFHVGPAALGLNLSIEHWAADGLLAVFFFVAGIELKRELVAGDLKDPRAAALPVVAALCGMAVPALVYTLVGVTGDGSLAGWAVPTATDIAFALAVLAVIGTSLPSALRAFLLTLAVVDDLFAILIIAVFFTADLDFAALGGAVVGLVVFWLLLRKGVRGWYVYVPLALVIWGLMYNSGIHATIAGVAMGLMLRCTTRKEDSAGPGGREMAARSPGERVEHLVRPLSAGLAVPLFALFSAGVAVSGGALGEVFTRPETLGVVLGLVVGKAVGIFGGTWLTARFTRASLSDDLAWPDVFAVSSLAGIGFTVSLLIGELAFEGDRALTDEVKAAVLLGSLIAAVLSGVLLKIRNARYRRLCEDEELDEDLSGIPDVYEQGDPAYHLRMAEIHERKAAEHRRLAEVTGRASEENDGPA
- the acs gene encoding acetate--CoA ligase yields the protein MSNESLANLLKEERRFAPPADLAANANVTAEAYEQAKADRLGFWAAQARRLTWATEPTETLDWSNPPFAKWFKDGKLNVAYNCVDRHVEAGHGDRVAIHFEGEPGDGRAITYAELKDEVSRAANALTELGVEKGDRVAIYLPMIPEAVVSMLACARIGAAHSVVFGGFSADAIATRIQDADAKLVITSDGGYRRGKPSALKPAVDEAVSRVDGVDKVLVVRRTGQEVAWTEGRDVWWHEITAKQSAEHTPEAFDAEHPLFILYTSGTTGKPKGILHTSGGYLTQAAFTHHAVFDLKPETDVYWCTADIGWVTGHSYITYGPLANGATQVMYEGTPDTPHQGRWWEIVQKYGVTILYTAPTAIRTFMKWGDDIPAKFDLSSLRVLGSVGEPINPEAWIWYRKHIGADRAPIVDTWWQTETGAMMIAPLPGVTETKPGSAQRALPGIAATVVDDEAREVPDGGGGYLVLTEPWPSMLRTIWGDDQRFLDTYWSRFEGKYFAGDGAKKDDDGDIWLLGRVDDVMLVSGHNISTTEVESALVSHPSVAEAAVVGAADDTTGQAIVAFVILRGTASETETLVGELRSHVGTVLGPIAKPKRILPVAELPKTRSGKIMRRLLRDIAENRQLGDVTTLTDSTVMDLIQSKLPAAASED
- a CDS encoding bifunctional SulP family inorganic anion transporter/carbonic anhydrase, which produces MPACVPTRTDDSSHLPDEGRPHSPPRLRRRAPRIPRIPRIPRIDGADLSASIAVFLIALPLSLGIALATGAPLQAGLVAGAAGGLVAGRLGGAPLQVSGPAAGLTVVTADLIQKYGWRTTCAITVLAGLAQLGLGFLRVARSALAVSPAIVHGMLAGIGITIAVAQLHIVLGGSPSSSVVANLRELPAQLAHSQVAALSMSALTLVVLLAWPRIPGSAGRALRRAPAALVAVTLATATAALAGLTVPKVDLPSWRSHALAGLPEGPVLGLIAAVLTITLVCSVQSLLGAIAVDKLTTGRPTQQKRADLDRELLGQGAANIVSGSLGGLPVAGVAVRSSANVQAGAVSRSSTMLHGVWVVVAALLMIPVLELIPLASLAALVMAVGIQMVSLHHIRTVTRHREIPVYAVTTAGIVCFGVLEGVTVGVAVAVAVALHRLTRTRIIHEVDSEGVHHVRVRGQLTFLAVPRLSRTLHLVPQGADAVVELDGSFMDHAAYESLHDWQSTHLAQGGSVELTGRTGARLAAPHVKGGTGETSHCHCRPWTPWRNHHCERPESTPPGGRPSGHQLASGISTFQRNTAPLVRGELARLAREGQQPSQLFLTCADSRLVTSMITSSGPGDLFVVRNVGNLVPPPGEESADDSVAAAIEYAVEVLQVRSITVCGHSGCGAMQALMNTEPGGAQTPLKRWLQHGMPSLERMAEKNRPWTRIAGRPAADAVEQLCLTNVVQQLEHLRAHDSVARALQEGALELHGMYFHVGEAQAYLLTERTPHDSPDGELFDRVAATALHDTPA
- a CDS encoding ATP-binding protein, with protein sequence MKIAFVGKGGSGKTTLSSLFVRHLATTGAPVVAVDADINQHLGPALGLDDAEAERMPAMGDRLRLIKDYLRGSNPRITSTEKMIKTTPPGEGSRLLRVCEDNPVYEACARPVELDGGAVRLMVTGPFTEADLGVSCYHSKTGAVELCLNHLVDGQSEYVVVDMTAGSDSFASGMFTRFDITFLVAEPTRKGVSVYRQYKEYARDFGVTLKVVGNKVQGPDDIDFLKGEVGDDLLLTVGHSDWVRAMEKGRPPRFEQLEDDNRRALHALQAAADATYEQRDWERYTRQMVHFHLKNAQSWGNERTGADLAAQVDPAFVLREAESATA